In Scheffersomyces stipitis CBS 6054 chromosome 7, complete sequence, the DNA window GTCCTTTGGCCGGTTTATATGCTCTTGGATCAATTTCTGATCTGATTGTTAGCTCAGGGGGTTGTCAAGTCATGTACCTCTTGTCCCATGAAAATGGCTGGAGTCCAGGCTGAATCAGGTAGTTGAGGATGGGATGGCTGGTTTATGCCATATGTCACGTGACTGATTAACAATAGCCGAGTTCCACGTAATTGACGATTGATCCAGGCTCATGGGAGAGATTCTCTTGCGTCGATCATGAGAAAACAAGCAGCTGAGGACCGTATTGAAGCAGCTTCGAGCTGATGCTGATGCTCAACTAAAAAAAGCATCTGGAGAAATGAGAGGCACAGTTTCCTCATGTGCAAATATGGCATGAGTGCTTTCTTTAAAATGACAATCTAGAGTTTTACTGGGCTGTGAAGTCGTCAGTCCTTAAAAATTATCTAGCTATGAATGTGaattttccagaatttcagTATTATTTTTAGGAGCCTTCATACTGTTTGCTTTAACGATCATCATTTAAAAATAAGTATTGATGATATTTAAGTGACCTTAGAACATCCATGCCGCCTAGTCAAGAAATTGCAGGTATGAGGGAGCATAAATTATTGAAGTCAGTATATACACTAGGTATAGAGTGAGTTTATAGTTGAAGCTGTGTGTATATTTCGTTGCTATTAAGGAAAGAATTCTATGAACTTTTGTGTTTTTGTTAGTGTTGTTGCAGATATTCCAAGTTTCAAAAATATTACGAACTCATTGTGAaaaaaatgcaaaaattCTGATTTCAATAAAAAAATTCGTAACCTCAAAATATTGATATGAATGTGTAGCCAGAGGCCGAGAGAGAAGTAAATAATTCTTGTTTACGATTAAAAAAATCTGGTTCCTGAAATAATTGGTTTTAAGTCTTCCTAAAACTTTCTTTATGCGCTCTCCCcaatggctgcgaaaaagtCGCACCGATAATAAAGGGGGATCGTTGCATATAAGGAAGAATCAGCTTGACGAGGTCGCATATACAAATCCGCAGGAATGGCAGTTCCCGTATACTTTCTTATAAACAGTGCTGTAGTGTCTTAGGACGAAGGGAGCCGTATAGGCTTATAGATGAGAAATAGGACATTGCAGGAGGCATTCAGGGAAGAACAGGGTACAACGGGTGCACCACATTGGTTGAAAATTTCTACATTGAAACCAATATATAAGCCCTGAGTTCTGAAGACACCATAACCAACTACATATAAAGTGGTTATCATAACGCACTTTATATCTCTCTTACATATACATTGATGATCTTATTGTTACATATTATACAACTATGCCTCTTCTTCGCGTGCAAACATCGTGATAATACAATCATGGAAGTTGAACCCTCTAGTCCTCCTCCAAATCGTCAAACCCATCAAGCAATTCCTGTTCAAGCTCATCAAGGTCCTCATCCTTCGAAGGTTTCTGTTTTTTGTGCACCTGGCCATTTGACTCTGGCTCCTCCACAACCTCATTCTCACtctcgtcttcttcctcttgTTCGtgttttctcttcttggtgCTGTAGAGTTCTTTAATGAAGGAATCAGCGGACTTGCCGTTTTCAAGTTCCTCGTCGtattcatcttcttcattgacaTTCTTATAATTTCCCCCATTTCTAATCTCGTCCACCAATGTGGCTTCCaagtcatcttcgtcatcttcgtcatcgtcgcTGATGCCTGCCAAGAATTCATCAACCTCTTGATTAGCCTGCTCGAGATCGTACTCCTCGATTGAATCTATGGATCCAAAACGAGGCCTTTGAATTGAGCGGTCGgcttctttctgtttctgattCTCAAGTGCCTTTTGGTacttttcaatatctttACTTCTAACAACCCATAACTTCTCGTCCCCAAGCGGGATCAAGTAGTCAGCTTCGTCAACTTTGTTCCATGCACTAAGACACGCAAACAACCAATCAGGGTTGACGATATGAGCATCAGGTAGTATCTTTCTGGCAACTCGTGCCTTAAATGTAGGTCCCTGACCGTTGCTAGGATCCCTACAAACTACATGGGTCACTTCTGGGTACACTTCATTTACTACCTTGACGCCAAATTGCTTGCACCAGATGACGATGTCAGCATTTTCAAAGTTAATTCCCAAGGGAATTATTCCTGAGAACAACACAGTAATTCCTTCAAGAGTTTGACTCTTCATGTATGGAATGATCTTGGTCAAGTCTGGCTTCAATGAAGAGTTCTTAAGGATGTTTTCACCCAAGATCTTATAGTATTGGTTGTGAATGTTGATCAACACTTTGTTTAATGCAGTCAATTCGTTATCGTCGTCGTAAAGCAAAttatcatcttcatcatcgtcgtcatcttcttcctcatcaGCCGATGTTCCGTCAGGAGAATTGGACCTCGAATGTCCATCCTGCTCATGGTGATGCATTTTCTCTAAATCATGTTGCAATTTAGCAAGCGGTCTTTCGGACTGCTGTTGCTCTATAGATTGGTTTCTGGTGATTGACTGTTCTATCAAGAGATCGGTGTTACCTTCGCCTCCACCAAGTTCGAGAATTCTATCCACTGGTGATGCTGAGTCAGCATCTAAATCAGCAGCGGctttgtcttcatcatcatcaaacgaaggttcttcttctacttgaAGCTCAGCTGTGGCCTGAGCTTCCAATTTGGCAATGgactttctcttcttggtaGGACCTGTCAATTGCCCATTCTTCTTAGGCAAGAAACTGGAATTGATATCTCCAATGCCTACAAAGAAGTCATACGGTACTACCTTGATAAGGTTGCTCTCCCACTGCCAAATATCACCTCTATCGTCAATGATTACTACCATGGACTGGTCTACTGGGAAAAGACgcttcaagttcttgtgCGTCAAAGAGCCACTCTCGTCACGACTTAATATCCTGTCACCGAAGTATTTTCCAGTGGGATCGATTATTTTGGCTATGGCAAGGGCGTAGTTCCTAGTTGCCATTGTGTAGATATGCATTTCGTAGAGGTTAACAATCTCTTCCAAAAAGTCCGAAAGCCCTGGTCTCACTTTAACGTAGTACCAGCATTTGGTAGGAGCCAAGCGAGGTCCCGTCCATCCTGGAGGAAcaatggcttcttcttcaagacagAATGTCTTGACATCCTTAATGGCAGGATAATTGGGATTGGATGGATCCAGTTGCCATTCGCCTACAGTGGGGTCCACAGTGGCGTGGATGACTGTTTGATCCAAGTCTACTACGAGAATGAGctttttctcttcattGAGTCTGTCGGTAGTTGACTGCTCGATTTTAGCAGCTTCATCGAGCGAGATCTTGAGTCCAGTGTTATCATGTGACATGGAAATAGTGGCTCGATCTTCGAAAGTATAGCCTGAGTAGTCTTtctcatcttcaacagcttTACCGCAAAGTGCACAAAGACCTCCGTATTGGACAGTATGACTACATGGTTCTCTAATCAGACAGAGTTCAATACCGGAATGGGCTACTTCGTCGAGAACAGCAATGTTTATTTGCTGCACTTCACCTTCAATAGGGCTTTCGAATGTTCCAATACGTTCAACTCTGATTTTGGGAGGGACAGCTTCCTGGGAATTGGGATCATCCTGATATTCCCAGtacttgtacttgaaaATGGGCTTGTGCTTTGCAACCGTTTGGCCAACAGAACAGTCGATGGAAGTGATGGTCACAGGAAAAGGCACCGACTGGGGCAACGTTATCGGTGTCAGGTCTGACATGGTAACAATGGGAACAAATAATTCTGGATATGGGACTATTAAGCAGTCTTCTAATATGTATATGTATATGTGTTGGTATTAAAACAGTCACTATTGTGATTATAGTAGAAACAGTGAATAGCGAAAAAGTGAGGTAATACTGAAAACTGATGGTAGTGACAACGATGATAATTGATATTGGCTATGGAGACGTTTGATAGACAATCCaatattgatatttttATTAATGGAATATCTGGGTTTCGATTCTGATACTGAGTCTCGATTGCCTGAAATATTCAACAATATAGTGTGATCGCTAACTATGACAAATGGTGTGCAATATCTGAATGTCGAAAATTTAGTCTACAATGAATATTCACAAACGGTCAGTATCCTTAATGCGGAAATGTACAACTTCGTGTTGTATCTGAATTTTGGTTTTCAAATCTTAAAGAGTTGTTCAGCTGTTCGCTATTGTCGATAGTATATCTTTAATGTCGTGTATTCAGCCACTTTTGGGGGGGGGGTATCGTTGTTTAACAGCAATCGTTCACGTGACACTCGCCCGTCCTGGGGATTAACGTTTATTCGTAGATGCTTGCTGATATGTTCCGGTTTCCGGCGCTcacaaagaaaaagttgtGGAAATAGTGTACTGTCTTTTTTGCTAGACTGCCATCTTTATTTTATATTTATTGTTATTATCGTCTTTCGCTCTTGTGAACCGAACACGTGACGCGGGGTCGTTGAATTGGATCACGTGTCTTCACAATAAAATATTCTCTGCCGGACTATATAAATTACGTAGATATGGAACAGTTAACAGTTAGTACAAAAGCGTGGTAGAATAGCTACAAGTCCTGGTAATATACTATATATGCCACTTATTGTCTTTCATACTTCCACAACTTAAACTAGTTCATCTAGAAAATTGCTGGTGAATTTTAATTTCGTATCAGGCCAAAAATCTCACTCTCGATTTTGTTCTACTTTTCACAGCCATTCTCTTCCGTGCTGGATTTCTCCAGAAGTACCTACGCCTTTTTTAGTGATTGTTTTGTCTAGACATACATTTGAATTGACCTTGAGCTATAAAAGAGATCCTATCATATTTCATTGCATCTTATCTATATATTTCGTTACATTTCTCATGTCTTTATGTCTAACATTTCCATAGCTTTGTCTCTAGCAGACAGCCATTGCCATATTGGAATAGATTGCACTGATTCCGATATCGATGCTTTGGCAGACCAATTCAATAATGGACTTGTAGACAAAGACGATTTCTTCCATATCATGACAACCTACCATCTTGATGTAGGTTTTGTTGATCGACTTCTTTCACAACTAAAAAGTTCAGTAGTGGTTGCCTACTTTGGAGTCCATCCTTGGTACAGTCACTTGTTTTCCACAGAAGATCATGGAGATGTTGACTTGttacaattgaaaaaattaCATTACAATAAAGTCCTTGTACCAGCACCTAGCGAAGACTTGTTGCTGGTATTACCAGTGCCGATACTGCTAGAAGAACATATGACTAAGCTAGAGAGATTGATAGAGATACACGGCCATAAGTTCAAATGTGGAATTGGGGAGATTGGCTTAGATAAGCTATTCAGAGTGCCGTCTAACGGCTACTTTGGCAGCCAGTTGGCACAAAACAACGGAGCTACCAAATTGTCATCTTGTAAGGTATCTATGGAACACCAGACAGCAGTTTTTGACagacaattgcaattggcaAACAAGTTAAAAAAACATATCTCAGTACATTGCGTAAAAGCTCACGGACTATTGTATGATATTATACCAAGATATACAAGCATCTCATCTGTAATTCTTCACTCATACAGTGGGTCTTCTGATCAGGCCAAGAGGTGGATAACTACTTATAAGGGTAAGAAATCAAAGttattcttttcattctctAATTGGATCAATGGAACAGACAATAAAAGATGCCTATTAGAAGACATAATTGGTTATGCGGAAGACAACCAGATTCTCGTTGAGACAGATGTTTCTGTAGATGATTATCTTGTGAGAGGAAAGCATGAAGATTACTTTCTCCATTTAGAAGGAATATTTGAAAAGGTTGGAACCATTTTGGGCCGAGACCAAGATGAGATGGtggagttgttgagaaGAAATATGTGCCGATCTATAGAGTAGAAATCATACACTTTAACTCTTAATATAGCATTGGTTTGACATGACCACAATATCTAATGTAGGAGGTAGATCAATCGATAACATTAATTTCTACATAGTCATATACACTTTCAAAGTTCAAGCATATATTTCTCAATCATATCTTTTAGACTATATCTACAATCTGGacttgatgatgtcaaCAAACTCTGGCTTCAACGAAGCACCACCGACTAAGAACCCATCGACATCGGCTTTGTCCTTGAACTCTGGAGCGTTCTTGCCGTTAACAGAGCCTCCGTACAAGATTCTCACAGCAGCTGCTTGTTCGGCACCGATGGTCTTGACCAAGTGGTCTCTGATACCCTTGTGGGTGTCTTGGGCATCTTGAGGAGTAGCAGCCAAACCGGTACCGATAGCCCACACTGGTTCGTAGGCAACGACGATGTTGGACCAGTCGGAAACGATCTTGGAAACAGCGTCCAATTGTCTAGCACAAACGTCCAAGGTGATACCAGCCTTACGCTCTTCCAAGGTTTCACCGATACACAAGATAACTGACAAGCCTGATTCCAAGGCGAACTTGGTCTTGTCGGCGATGAATTCGTCAGACTCCTTGATGatagttcttctttcgGAGTGGCCGGTCAAAGTCCATTTGGCACCCAAGTCCAAAACCTGGGCTGGCGAGATTTCTCCGGTGTAGGCACCTGAAGCCTTGTCAAAGACGTTCTGGGAAGAGACAGCAATGGTGGGCTGCTTGTTTTCAGCAACAGCCAAAGCCAAGTATGGGGCAGGAGGAGCGATGACCACTTCGACGGAAGTAGGCAATTCAGCggagttcaagttgtcgatGATCTTGGTGACCGAGTCCTTGGTACCgttcatcttgaagttaCCACCAACGAAGAATTGACGAGCcattgtgaaaaattagaaGGAGATTATTGCGGAGAGGGCGACGATAATAGCTATAGCGATATAAATCCAGCGATAAATATACAAAAATACAGCGATTGATACAACAATTGAGAATGGGAGAAGAGAACATTAATTTCCATTCCCTTGTAGTGAGAATTGGATAATTGTCTCATACTGCATGTTGGGTCTTGGTGGAAGATACAGGAATACCATCACCAGACTGGGCAGCGTTGATCCGAGCCCCGGGCATGTGTGATTGACCGTGGGCGGAAGGATAGAACAGTAAGAGCACGAGAGTATAGACTGGAATTGAGATGGAGCTGAGATGGAatggaagagttggaatGTAGAAAATCACGGACCTGATTTCGAGAGAATATATAGAGAAATTGAGATATAATGGAACTTGTGTAGAAATTTAGTAGAGATTATGTAGCTATACAGAGACCGAGAAAACGGATGATTTAATTTTGCTCTCTTTACTCGCTGGAGATTAGAacttcaattgcaaaattaaATATGCAATCGCTGTAGGCCCTTAAGCGGAATTCAGAACTGTTCCCTTATTGTACTAGCAACTAATGATGTATTTATATACGTCTGTCTTACTCTTACTCTTACCGTGGAGTCTTCTGAGCGATTCTTTTACACCTCTATAGTTTACTGTATTCAATGTATTAAACGTCTCCTGAATGAAGTGAATATATGAACCAATGCAAATACGAAATAAATAGACAACCATGCTCAACGAGATGGAGGCGACAATGTCCCAGATATACTAGGCGAAAAGTTTCTCGTTGGAGATAATTGTCCGCTAAGATTCTCAACACTATTTACCACACTCTGGttatccaacttgaacCGAGAAACCATCTTCTCACGGTAATCGGTGTAGCCATTGCCGTTGCTGTGTATCTTGTCGTAGGCTTCCTtaatctttttgtttttctcCCGCAACTGTCTAATGGCGATTTTCTGAGCCTCGATAATCCCGCTgatatcaagatcttcGGGATTGGTAAGTTTATTTTGAGAGTTGAAACAGACCTCGTCTCCAACCTCCTTGACGACCTGGGCATCAATGTCATCCTCGTCCACATCATCCCACGTGAGCAAACGTGTCTTGAGGAAGAACTTGCCTCCATCATGTCTTTTCATAATCAAATAATGGCAATGAGGAATGTTTTTCAACAGCTCAAACTCTTCGTAGCTCCATCTGAACCATTTCATCAAAAACACTCTTGCCCAGATTCCATGCGTCACCAACACCAAAATGTTAGGGAAATCGTCCTGCTGAAATTGTCTGAATAGTGATTCATTGAAACTGGCAATTCTGTCATACACGTCAGCAGCAGACTCCCCGTGTGGGATTCTATAAAAGAAATGGCCATAATGAGCTCTTTCTTCCCAGATGCGCTCCATCTCCTCTGGAGTGGCTTGG includes these proteins:
- a CDS encoding predicted protein (go_component intracellular), with product MSDSTPITLPQSVPFPVTITSIDCSVGQTVAKHKPIFKYKYWEYQDDPNSQEAVPPKIRVERIGTFESPIEGEVQQINIAVLDEVAHSGIELCSIREPCSHTVQYGGLCALCGKAVEDEKDYSGYTFEDRATISMSHDNTGLKISLDEAAKIEQSTTDRLNEEKKLILVVDLDQTVIHATVDPTVGEWQSDPSNPNYPAIKDVKTFCLEEEAIVPPGWTGPRLAPTKCWYYVKVRPGLSDFLEEIVNLYEMHIYTMATRNYALAIAKIIDPTGKYFGDRILSRDESGSLTHKNLKRLFPVDQSMVVIIDDRGDIWQWESNLIKVVPYDFFVGIGDINSSFLPKKNGQLTGPTKKRKSIAKLEAQATAELQVEEEPSFDDDEDKAAADLDADSASPVDRILELGGGEGNTDLLIEQSITRNQSIEQQQSERPLAKLQHDLEKMHHHEQDGHSRSNSPDGTSADEEEDDDDDEDDNLLYDDDNELTALNKVLINIHNQYYKILGENILKNSSLKPDLTKIIPYMKSQTLEGITVLFSGIIPLGINFENADIVIWCKQFGVKVVNEVYPEVTHVVCRDPSNGQGPTFKARVARKILPDAHIVNPDWLFACLSAWNKVDEADYLIPLGDEKLWVVRSKDIEKYQKALENQKQKEADRSIQRPRFGSIDSIEEYDLEQANQEVDEFLAGISDDDEDDEDDLEATLVDEIRNGGNYKNVNEEDEYDEELENGKSADSFIKELYSTKKRKHEQEEEDESENEVVEEPESNGQKPSKDEDLDELEQELLDGFDDLEED
- a CDS encoding predicted protein encodes the protein MSNISIALSLADSHCHIGIDCTDSDIDALADQFNNGLVDKDDFFHIMTTYHLDVGFVDRLLSQLKSSVVVAYFGVHPWYSHLFSTEDHGDVDLLQLKKLHYNKVLVPAPSEDLLSVLPVPISLEEHMTKLERLIEIHGHKFKCGIGEIGLDKLFRVPSNGYFGSQLAQNNGATKLSSCKVSMEHQTAVFDRQLQLANKLKKHISVHCVKAHGLLYDIIPRYTSISSVILHSYSGSSDQAKRWITTYKGKKSKLFFSFSNWINGTDNKRCLLEDIIGYAEDNQILVETDVSVDDYLVRGKHEDYFLHLEGIFEKVGTILGRDQDEMVELLRRNMCRSIE
- the TPI1 gene encoding Triosephosphate isomerase (TIM) (Triose-phosphate isomerase) (go_function triose-phosphate isomerase activity~go_process metabolism), with product MARQFFVGGNFKMNGTKDSVTKIIDNLNSAELPTSVEVVIAPPAPYLALAVAENKQPTIAVSSQNVFDKASGAYTGEISPAQVLDLGAKWTLTGHSERRTIIKESDEFIADKTKFALESGLSVILCIGETLEERKAGITLDVCARQLDAVSKIVSDWSNIVVAYEPVWAIGTGLAATPQDAQDTHKGIRDHLVKTIGAEQAAAVRILYGGSVNGKNAPEFKDKADVDGFLVGGASLKPEFVDIIKSRL
- a CDS encoding predicted protein, producing MFYTSPYSRARQTCNNIIEGIKDLPGVDYTIREETRMREQDFGNFQATPEEMERIWEERAHYGHFFYRIPHGESAADVYDRIASFNESLFRQFQQDDFPNILVLVTHGIWARVFLMKWFRWSYEEFESLKNIPHCHYLIMKRHDGGKFFLKTRLLTWDDVDEDDIDAQVVKEVGDEVCFNSQNKLTNPEDLDISGIIEAQKIAIRQLREKNKKIKEAYDKIHSNGNGYTDYREKMVSRFKLDNQSVVNSVENLSGQLSPTRNFSPSISGTLSPPSR